The genomic stretch TTTGGAAGGTGTTTCTTGTACCTGGGGATCCTGCTCTGAATCTCCTTAGTCCTCCACTGTgaattggggtggggtgggtgctggGGAATAAATCTTATATGAGAACAATCTTCGAAGAGACTGATGCTGAATGATGTCCCGCCCTGAGTCCTGATGACTTTGTGGAGCGGACAGCCTGGGAGGAAGCCATCGCCCCTTTTCCCTTGTgatggccaggccagggcagtCACACGTATGAGGCCACGCCCTCCTTGGAGAGCGCAGACCTGAGAGTGGCTGGCATtcagcctgcagcgccatcaTTTCTGACCTTGGCGGGGGAGACCAGCGCGGGTTTCACAGGCGCCATGCCCCTCCTCCGGATTCTGGGAGCGGCAGGGGCAGCTGCTCTCTGGCGTCCCGATGACCTCAGAAACTAGAAATGCTTATTTCGGGCTCTGTCctgctggccactgtggtcaggaGTGGAAAGCACCTGCCAGGTGCTGCCGTGGGATTGGGCCGACGAGAAACTTCTGCAAGCTCTGCGGCTTAGCCAGCCCTTTCCACCCTGCCTTTCCTGGGCGCTCAAACCACGGCAGGTGTCGAGCGCCCCCTGTGGGCGGAGCGGGGAAAACAGGGTCGGGTTCTGCGCCCCGCACGGCGCTGACGCTTTCTGTGGAGTTTTCCCAACCACCCTGCTACAAATACCAATTGTTCCTGTTTGACAAACGAAGAAGCCAACTGGCGGAAGAGCACGACCCCGCGGGATCGGGACACGTCCAGCCCAGCACGGGACTCTGTCCTCGAAGCTTCTTCCCGTTCGCTCTGGGCCTAGCGCAAGGGCACGAGTGCTCAGCTGCGGCCGGAAGCGCTCTGAACTGCAGCCGTCGCGcggaggggccgggggcggcggtCCGCAGGGCCGGGTTCCGACCACCGGCTCCGCGCGGGGGCGAGCTACGGCGGCCGGCTGGGGCCGCGGCGCGCCTCGCCACGGTTTCCGCCTCAGCCAATCGCGctcgaggccccgccccccgcgcgcgcCGCCGGAAGGAGCCGTCGCCCGGAGCAACTGCGACGTCCGGCTTTGAGTGTGGCGGCGGGAAACCATGAGTAAAGGCCGGGCAGAAGCGGCGGCGGGAGGTAACGGTGCGCGGGCCCGGCGGAggccgcggcgggcgggcgggcgggcggcgaggGGCTCGGCGGACGCCTTCCCCTGCCTCGTCTCTGCCCTCAGCCCCCGCGATCCTCCTGAGGTACCTGCAGGAGCAGAACCGGCCCTACAGCGCCCAGGACGTGTTCGGGAACCTGCAGCGGGAGCACGGGCTGGGCAAGGCGGTGAGCCCCTCCCTCGGGACCCCCGCCCCCGTGGGACCCCTCGGGCCTGGGCGAAGTCCGCCACCGGCTCCCCGCCCCTGTGCCCGCCAGGCGGTGGTGAAGGCGCTGGAGCAGCTGGCGCAGCAGGGCAAGATCAGGGAGAAGGCGTACGGCAAGCAGAAGATCTACTTCGCGGACCAGGTGAGGGCCCGGCGGGGACCTCCGTCACGGGCCCGTGCCCTTGCCGGAGCCACACGTCGTGGGGTTCCCAGACGTGGAACGCGGTGGGTGACGAGGGGAGCCCCACCCGGGGGCCCCAGCACCCGGGCAGACTCCGGCCTGAGTCCCCACTCCGCCCCCAGGCccctcaggccggcgctgccctCCCGAACCTCTCCCCACAGACTTcacagcagggggcgctgtccaCTGCCGACCCCGGGTCACCAGACAGTGCCGAGGCCTTCCACTTCCCGTACTTGgcgcccagccctcagcccccggTGGGGTTTCCAGCTGCCTCACCGGCCCTGCCTCTGGGCGGGCCGCGTTACCGCTACCGTGGCGTCCTTGGCTCCCTGGGAACCGAAGCGCCTCCAGGGCAGACCCCAGCGCTCACTGTGGTCTCCAGCATCGCCtgtggagctggaccagactgcCTTCGAGGCTCCTCCTCCATGACCTCCCGGGAATCTGGAGGGGGTGGGCAGACTGGAGTGCGGCACTGCATCTTTCCGCCTTGGGGGCCACTGTCACTTCTGTCCCCATACtcagccctgctgctgcaggACAGAAGCAGCAGTGGGTGTGGCTGTCCCCATGCAGTTCTGTTGTCGGAAATGAGATCTGGCCAGAGCGAGCTGGCGGTTCGCTGGCCCCTGCACTAAAGGTTCACCTTGCCTAAGCAAGGCCCCGAGTGCCCAGGCTGGCGCTCCAGTctggctgtcccctcccccccactcccccaccccccgccagctGACAGGACCCTCACTGATCCCACCACGGTCCCCTGAGCGGAGTGCCTCACTCTTCTGGAGCCAACAGCTCCCCCAGGCCTCGTGCTGCGAGGCCTGTGCTCTGGGTCCCCTGAGTTCCTTTACTCCCTCAGCCCACTGAGTGGCTTTATCCCCACCTGGAAAGATCTGTCTTGTTCAGCGTCCTGCCAGCTTGGAAGCGCCCCAAGGACAGGCGTTAAGTTTCACCTGTCCTTTGTCACTTTTCTCTGGGCCCAGGACTCAGGTGGTGTCTCAGAGGTACCCGCCCACTGTCTTCCCAGTGCTGCTGCCCGTTGCTCTCCAGTGTCTGCAGGGGGCGCTCGCAGCTGCGTGTTCCCGTCCCCATTCCTCACATCACAACGCTTCCCTCCTCTGGCAGGCCCAGTTGGACACCGTGAGTGACGCTGACCTCCAAGGCCTGGACGCCAAAATCGTGGCCCTGACAGCGAAGGTGCAGAGCTTGCAACAGAGCTGCCGCCACATGGAAGCTGGTAGGACTGGGCCGCCTGGTGCCCTCGCGGTCAGGGGCAGTGTAGGGGTGAGGAGTGAAGGGTCCGCTGCCGCAGCCCTTGCTGCAGACAAAACCCCTCTGCCGGGCCGCCTTGGGCACACCTGACGTCGGGTAACTGACGGCATTCACGTACAGACGGGCAACAGACGAGCCCCTGACACCTGCGTCTCTAACCGGCTCCACCTGAGCCCACCGCTACCTGAGGATGGAGGAGGAAGGCAAAGCAGAAAAAGTGGCCTGCCGTGTGCGCCTTATTTCCAGAACGCGGCTCTGTTCTGGGTGGAGCCCAGAGCAGGGAGCAAGATGGGAGCCTGTTTTCCAGCCCCGGGAGCAGCCCCCTCCTGGGTCATGACCCCAGGGCGGTGTGGTTTCAGAGCTGAAGGACTTATCGAGTGCCCTGACCACGCCGGAGATGCAGAAGGAGATCCGGGAGTTGCAGGAGGAGTGTGCGGGCTACCGAGAGAGGCTGCAGAACATCAAAGCAGCCGCCAACCACGTGACTccggaggagaaagaggaggtgaGCTGGGAGGGccggggaggagggaggacggCCCCCGCgggctgctgtgggcctgggggcttAGAGGACCCTGTTCCTGCAGGTctacaaggagagacagaagtaCTGCAAGGAGTGGAGGAAGCGGAAGCGCATGGTGAGTGTGCGGGAGCTCCTTGGCAATGCGGCCACTGCCGTGGACCCGGCCGCAGGCTCTGAAGGGggtggttctgtttctcaggcaACAGAGCTGTCCGATGCGATCCTGGAAGGATACCCCAAGAGCAAGAAGCAGTTCTTTGTAAGTGACACTTGCTGCTTTCCCTGCTCCACTGGGTCCTCCCCAGGGACACCGCAGTCACTTGACTCCCTGCCCCACAGGAGGAAGTTGGGATAGAGACAGACGAAGACCATGACGTCAAGCTCCCAGACCCCTGAGGGCCTCCCCCAGGCCTGAGGACAGGCAATGAAAGCTGGGCTGGAACGGCTGCCTTCTTCAGCTTGGCCTTTGTTGTTCCCCACCGTGAGCAAAGCAGCCCGGAGGAAGGCACCAGTGTACTGGGTGGAGGGCGTGGACGGTCACGCCCATGTCACTGACGTTTAAGACCCAACAGTGCTAAAGGAAAGCATTTGGCAATATTTATTGTAATATaatttgatataaaaatattccatttccTCTGGATAGTCAAACCTCCCAGATATCGAACCTGAGGAAGGCTTGGAGGGGAACTTGGaggacaggggcagagagaggctgTTACGCACCAGCGTCTGAGGCGCCTGGGAGACAGAGACCCGGACAAGTATGACAGAAAGGCTGCGGGGATGGGGTGGGCACAgcgggttcaggtcccagccacTGCACGTCCATCACTTCCTATcagtgccccctgggaggcagcagaggatggctccagctgcttgggcccctgcacccacatgggacacctggatggagatctgggcccctggcttccgcCAAGCCCAGTCTtagctactgtgggcatctggggagtgaacccgcagacaAAACGGCTGTCTCTGTTGCTGTGCTTAATATAAGTGAAAAcagacctttaaaaaagaaatctctcagCAAAAGCCGCCCTCCGCCTTAAGAAAAGGGGTTGGGGCTAGTTTTGAGGCCCAGTTAACTTTCCAAAATTGTAGCTTTAACAAAATTGTGTTTTTGgtgtttagaaaaataaaaagtttcaagtATGTAGTGCTGTGTCACACCTGCCGTCGCGTGAGGTGCTGCTGCCCGTGGGAAAGAGCAGGCAGAAGCAGATCGAGGGAGCCGCCCCTCCCTCCTGGAGCGGGGTGCAGGGGAACCCTCGGACGGACGAGGCGGCCCTGGCCCAGGCGCTACACGGCTAGGGGAGTATTTCCTCTGTCTCCCACCCAGCTGTCAGAATGGTCACACTTGGGCCGATGTGACCCAGGAGACAAAGCAGTTTCCAAACAGAGGGGATCGTGAGCAGCAATCCGAGGCCAGGGGTTCTCCGGGATGCTCAGAGCAGACCCCCGCCCCCAAGGACTTCCATGGGGCTGGGGAAGACTGGGCAGGTTTGAGTTTTATGGTCAATATAATAAATTAATCAGAAGctttcacaaaaaagaaaacacacagcccagccccaccgcAGATGGAATGGGACTAGGAAAACCAAACACCCAGTAGGAGCCAGCTGACCGGTGTGAGGCTTCAGTCCAGTCTCGGGCCTGCCGGCTCCACAGCTGTGCAGCAGGAGGCGCGAGGGCTGTCCCCATCGGCAGCTCCGCAGGGTTCCTGGAGCTGGTCAGTAGAGCTGGTTCTTCAGTTGGTGCAGGACGCCGATCACGATCTCC from Lepus europaeus isolate LE1 chromosome 18, mLepTim1.pri, whole genome shotgun sequence encodes the following:
- the PSMC3IP gene encoding homologous-pairing protein 2 homolog codes for the protein MSKGRAEAAAGAPAILLRYLQEQNRPYSAQDVFGNLQREHGLGKAAVVKALEQLAQQGKIREKAYGKQKIYFADQAQLDTVSDADLQGLDAKIVALTAKVQSLQQSCRHMEAELKDLSSALTTPEMQKEIRELQEECAGYRERLQNIKAAANHVTPEEKEEVYKERQKYCKEWRKRKRMATELSDAILEGYPKSKKQFFEEVGIETDEDHDVKLPDP